Proteins encoded within one genomic window of Anastrepha ludens isolate Willacy chromosome 4, idAnaLude1.1, whole genome shotgun sequence:
- the LOC128859668 gene encoding mpv17-like protein 2, whose amino-acid sequence MLARVARSSYGRQLVLTTYKCLLDVSPTTVPGLLRPRLAPIFRREYQQRRSGSSTDATAARNIWNKLFGKYLLATNILSSGILMVIGDLVAQDIEYRRHYRDVDEFDIKRERYDTKRIWRMFFVGALQGPLHHYVYKWMDHVMPVANMRNILRKILIDQVFMSPACILIFFYSACYLEHRSVDETNTELCDKFPIIYLMDWTVWPAAQYINFKYLDTKYRVMFVNVCTALYNIFLSYMKHDF is encoded by the coding sequence ATGCTTGCCCGTGTAGCTCGTAGCTCATATGGACGTCAGCTGGTACTGACAACGTACAAGTGTCTCTTAGATGTGAGTCCAACCACAGTACCTGGACTGCTAAGACCGCGATTGGCACCTATCTTTCGTCGTGAATACCAACAAAGACGTAGTGGAAGTTCTACAGATGCGACTGCTGCTCGAAATATTTGGAATAAGCTTTTCGGAAAATATTTGTTAGCCACTAATATCCTTAGCTCTGGTATTTTAATGGTGATTGGGGATTTGGTTGCGCAAGACATTGAGTATCGACGTCATTACAGAGATGTGGACGAGTTTGACATCAAACGTGAGCGATATGATACCAAACGTATTTGGCGAATGTTTTTTGTTGGAGCTTTACAAGGACCGCTCCACCATTATGTTTACAAATGGATGGATCACGTGATGCCAGTGGCAAACATGCGGAACATTTTGCGAAAAATACTTATTGACCAAGTTTTTATGTCTCCGGCTTGTATATTGATATTCTTCTATTCGGCTTGCTATTTGGAACATAGATCGGTTGACGAGACTAATACGGAATTGTGTGATAAATTTCCGATTATTTATCTTATGGATTGGACAGTGTGGCCAGCGGcacaatatattaattttaaatatttggataCGAAATATAGAGTAATGTTCGTTAATGTTTGTACGGCACTTTACAACATATTCCTTTCGTATATGAAacatgatttttaa